A single genomic interval of Bradyrhizobium japonicum USDA 6 harbors:
- a CDS encoding metallophosphoesterase family protein: MLLAVFSDIHGNRQAFEACLKVARAKGAERFVLLGDFVGYGADPEWVVDTVMGLVREGAIAVRGNHDEAVNTTTEAMNAEAQIAIEWTRGRLDVAQRRFLAELPMLVDEKERLYVHSEASSPQRWHYVRSTADAAKSLISTPAHVTFCGHIHRPALYSMSVTAKMTSLVPKTDVSVPLLRGRQWLAVLGSVGQPRDGDPSAAFVLFDTVSCQITYCRAPYDIASAANKIRENGLPPWLADRLSQGR, encoded by the coding sequence GTGCTTCTCGCTGTCTTCTCGGATATCCACGGCAACCGGCAGGCGTTCGAGGCCTGCCTGAAGGTTGCCCGCGCGAAGGGCGCGGAGCGGTTCGTCCTGCTCGGCGATTTCGTCGGCTATGGCGCCGATCCAGAATGGGTCGTGGATACCGTGATGGGTCTGGTCCGGGAGGGTGCCATCGCCGTCCGCGGCAATCATGACGAGGCGGTCAACACCACGACCGAAGCCATGAATGCGGAGGCGCAGATCGCGATCGAATGGACGCGCGGACGGCTCGACGTCGCGCAGCGGCGGTTCCTCGCCGAGCTGCCGATGCTGGTGGATGAGAAGGAGCGCCTTTACGTCCACTCGGAGGCCTCGAGCCCACAGCGCTGGCACTATGTCCGCTCGACGGCGGATGCCGCCAAGAGCCTGATATCGACGCCCGCCCATGTCACCTTCTGCGGCCACATCCATCGCCCGGCGCTCTATTCGATGTCGGTGACGGCGAAGATGACGAGCCTCGTGCCCAAGACCGACGTTTCCGTGCCGCTGCTGCGCGGGCGGCAATGGCTGGCCGTGCTGGGTTCGGTGGGCCAGCCTCGCGACGGCGATCCATCCGCAGCCTTCGTGCTGTTCGACACCGTGTCGTGTCAGATCACCTATTGCCGCGCGCCCTATGACATTGCGAGCGCAGCGAACAAGATTCGCGAGAACGGCCTGCCGCCCTGGCTCGCCGACCGGCTGTCGCAGGGACGCTAG
- a CDS encoding extracellular solute-binding protein has product MAQGENSLSHPASRRSFIKGLGAAGAGLTALPRWSFAEDSAAANANAAIDWKQFAGQTIALSGAIHPWSNAIAPLLPEFTILTGINVTVDFQLETTYLGALPIRLARGSSTPDVFMFTTYGQGISNGWLEPLNGYYSMKSLTDPAWYDESDLLKTARAFPLWSDGERYAVPITSEAMTLFINRDALAARDQPVPQTFDELLVTAKAVKTNAMSGIAMRAQAGGNSSPPAMGFVFSYGGAMVEHNRVAFASPEAIAAVEIYGQLLSQAGPAGVGSYEWYHVLDDFLQGRTAMAIDSSNFATDISNPAKGRVAKQAGFATFPHLAGRGPVPFMSHWQACINSKSRNKRAAFLFLLWATSKATSLQTAAAGLATTRVSAWSSEGFKKAFGPRAAEAALTNLQNADVDRAKAILFHPQSRPILDAFMIGVNEVVNGAKSAKDAMTGAAERANAAIRG; this is encoded by the coding sequence ATGGCACAGGGTGAAAACTCATTGAGCCATCCGGCGAGCCGCCGCAGTTTCATCAAGGGACTGGGGGCGGCTGGTGCGGGCCTGACCGCGCTGCCGCGCTGGAGCTTTGCCGAGGATTCCGCTGCGGCTAACGCCAACGCCGCGATCGACTGGAAGCAATTTGCGGGACAGACGATCGCGCTTTCGGGCGCGATCCATCCGTGGTCGAATGCGATCGCGCCGCTGTTGCCGGAGTTCACCATCCTCACCGGCATCAACGTCACCGTCGATTTCCAGCTGGAAACCACCTACCTCGGCGCGCTGCCGATCAGGCTCGCTCGCGGCAGTAGCACGCCCGACGTCTTCATGTTCACGACCTATGGCCAGGGCATCTCGAACGGATGGCTGGAGCCACTGAACGGCTACTATTCCATGAAGTCGCTGACCGACCCTGCCTGGTATGACGAGAGCGACCTGCTCAAGACGGCCCGAGCCTTCCCGCTGTGGTCGGACGGCGAACGATACGCCGTCCCGATTACCTCAGAGGCGATGACCCTGTTCATCAACAGGGATGCGCTGGCAGCCAGGGACCAGCCGGTCCCCCAGACTTTCGACGAGCTGCTCGTCACTGCCAAGGCGGTCAAGACCAACGCGATGTCGGGGATCGCGATGCGGGCCCAGGCCGGCGGCAATTCCTCTCCACCGGCCATGGGCTTCGTGTTCTCCTACGGAGGGGCCATGGTCGAGCACAACAGGGTCGCGTTCGCGAGCCCGGAGGCAATCGCGGCCGTCGAGATATATGGACAGCTGCTCAGTCAGGCCGGGCCTGCCGGCGTTGGCAGCTATGAATGGTACCACGTCCTGGACGACTTCCTGCAGGGGCGGACGGCCATGGCGATCGACAGCAGCAACTTCGCAACCGACATCTCCAATCCGGCGAAAGGTCGTGTCGCCAAGCAGGCCGGGTTTGCAACCTTTCCGCATCTCGCCGGTCGCGGACCCGTCCCCTTCATGTCGCACTGGCAGGCATGCATCAATTCCAAATCTCGAAACAAGCGGGCCGCCTTCCTGTTCCTGCTCTGGGCGACGAGCAAGGCGACCTCGCTGCAGACGGCTGCAGCTGGGCTGGCGACGACACGCGTGTCGGCCTGGTCGAGCGAGGGCTTCAAGAAGGCGTTCGGCCCGCGAGCCGCTGAGGCGGCACTGACCAACTTGCAGAATGCCGATGTCGACCGCGCCAAGGCGATCCTTTTCCATCCGCAATCGAGACCGATCCTCGACGCCTTCATGATCGGCGTGAATGAAGTGGTCAATGGTGCGAAATCGGCGAAGGATGCGATGACGGGCGCGGCCGAAAGGGCCAATGCGGCGATCCGCGGATAG
- a CDS encoding sensor histidine kinase, with product MRLVLQLVARLLLIVALCLGAATVWATFDAYRSVDRATAASAQRVAQALQALYWHEFLLRSSRTREQLLPVPEWRTLETMKLISPGVCVEFQPAIAFERPLCGQSVGLGKTPPRWFTAIVPIFLGSHAEVIRPVSPRAAAAGTVVATPDAAAAISLAWEYLLNVVDVALLMAAAIALLASLAIAHALAPARTIVTALQRMARGQYRTKLPRFRSMELAMIGSAVGELGGRLEEATEQRAALTRRLIEIRDDERRALARELHDEFGQNLSAILAFANTIETASAKQSKDNGIAQDARMISQATHHLMASLRDALKRLRNPLPEELGLEASLVNLVDSWRSQSAAEPTIRLDLKGDLTDISGPAATTAYRVAQECLTNALRHSSAREISLRIERRAGDDDALLIRVEDDGGGDATRVAQSAGFGLTGIRERVAAAGGSLSILPARGGLSVAATIPLAA from the coding sequence ATGCGCCTCGTGCTTCAGCTTGTCGCCCGTCTGCTGCTGATCGTCGCGCTCTGCCTTGGCGCTGCGACCGTCTGGGCCACGTTCGACGCCTATCGCAGCGTCGACCGGGCGACCGCGGCCTCGGCGCAGCGGGTCGCGCAGGCGCTTCAGGCGCTGTACTGGCACGAGTTCTTGTTGCGCAGCAGCAGAACGCGCGAGCAGCTTTTGCCGGTTCCGGAGTGGCGCACCCTGGAGACGATGAAGCTGATCTCGCCCGGCGTCTGCGTCGAGTTCCAGCCCGCCATTGCATTCGAAAGGCCGCTCTGCGGCCAGAGTGTGGGGCTGGGCAAGACGCCGCCGCGCTGGTTCACCGCGATCGTACCCATCTTCCTCGGCAGCCACGCCGAAGTGATAAGGCCCGTCAGTCCCCGCGCAGCAGCCGCCGGAACGGTCGTCGCGACACCGGATGCCGCGGCGGCCATCTCGCTTGCCTGGGAGTATCTCCTCAACGTGGTCGATGTCGCGCTTCTGATGGCGGCGGCGATCGCGCTCTTGGCGTCGCTCGCCATCGCACACGCGCTGGCGCCGGCGCGCACCATCGTCACCGCGCTCCAGCGCATGGCGCGGGGCCAGTATCGCACGAAACTGCCGCGCTTCCGCTCCATGGAGCTGGCGATGATCGGCAGCGCCGTCGGCGAGCTCGGCGGCCGGCTGGAGGAAGCAACCGAACAGCGCGCGGCGCTGACAAGGCGGCTGATCGAGATCCGCGACGACGAACGCCGCGCGCTCGCCCGCGAGCTGCACGACGAGTTCGGCCAAAATCTCTCCGCCATCCTCGCCTTTGCCAACACGATCGAGACGGCAAGCGCGAAGCAGAGCAAGGATAACGGAATCGCGCAGGACGCGCGCATGATCTCGCAGGCCACCCATCATCTGATGGCCTCGCTGCGCGATGCGCTCAAACGCCTGCGCAATCCCCTGCCCGAGGAGCTTGGGCTCGAGGCCAGCCTGGTCAATTTGGTGGACAGCTGGCGCTCGCAAAGCGCAGCGGAGCCGACCATCCGGCTCGATCTCAAGGGCGACCTCACCGACATCAGCGGCCCGGCCGCCACCACCGCCTATCGCGTGGCGCAGGAATGCCTGACCAACGCACTGCGCCACAGCTCGGCGCGCGAAATCTCCCTGCGCATCGAGCGGCGCGCCGGTGACGACGACGCGCTGCTGATCCGTGTCGAGGACGACGGCGGCGGCGATGCGACACGCGTGGCGCAGTCGGCCGGCTTCGGCCTCACCGGCATCCGCGAGCGGGTCGCGGCGGCCGGCGGATCGCTCTCGATCCTGCCTGCGCGAGGAGGCCTAAGCGTCGCCGCCACCATCCCGCTCGCGGCGTGA
- a CDS encoding response regulator, producing MSDVAATGISVLLVDDHPIVRQGYRRVLESQGDLHVVAEADNAADAYGAFKAHDPDVVLLDISMPGASGLEAIRNIRARSPRARILVFTMHNEAVLVKAAFSAGASGFVTKSSEPSAVVTAIRSVARGERAMSDDIAHILAEDSLSAGSALDQLGEREIEILRQFAGGATTEQIAAHLNLSVKTVQNYHYLIKTKTGARTDAQLVRLAASCGLTRI from the coding sequence ATGAGCGATGTCGCCGCAACAGGCATCTCCGTGCTGCTGGTCGACGATCATCCGATCGTGCGGCAAGGCTACCGCCGCGTGCTGGAGAGCCAGGGCGATCTCCATGTCGTGGCGGAAGCCGACAACGCGGCCGACGCCTACGGCGCCTTCAAGGCGCACGACCCTGATGTCGTCTTGCTGGACATCTCGATGCCCGGCGCGAGCGGGCTGGAGGCGATCCGCAACATCCGCGCGCGCAGCCCGCGGGCGCGCATCCTCGTCTTCACCATGCACAACGAAGCCGTGCTGGTGAAAGCCGCCTTCAGCGCCGGCGCCAGCGGCTTCGTCACCAAGAGCAGCGAGCCCTCCGCGGTCGTCACGGCGATCCGCAGCGTTGCGCGCGGCGAGCGTGCCATGAGCGACGACATCGCGCATATCCTGGCCGAGGACAGCCTGTCGGCGGGCTCGGCGCTGGACCAACTGGGTGAGCGCGAGATCGAGATCCTGCGCCAATTCGCCGGCGGCGCGACGACCGAGCAGATTGCCGCGCATCTTAATCTCAGCGTCAAGACGGTGCAGAACTATCACTATCTGATAAAGACCAAGACCGGCGCGCGCACCGACGCGCAGCTCGTGCGGCTGGCCGCGAGCTGCGGGCTGACGCGGATCTAG
- a CDS encoding M20 aminoacylase family protein gives MPIVNRVAALSDEMAAWRHDFHENPELLYEVHRTAGIVADRLREFGCDEVVTGIGRTGVVGVIRGRKSASGKTIGLRADMDALPIMETSGVAYASKIPGKMHACGHDGHTAMLLGAAKYLAETRNFDGTAIMIFQPAEEGGGGGKAMVEDGLMTRWNIQEVYGMHNMPGLPEGHFATTPGAMLASSDNIQITVHGKGGHAGAGPHKSVDSVLIGSQIVNALQSIVARNVDPLKSAVISITQFHSGTAFNIIPEIAELSGTVRTLDPEVRDLVERRIGEVAESVARAYGGSAETKYTRMYPVTMNHAREAGLAADVARDIVGAERVNDKFIPMMGAEDFSFMLEARPGAMILVGMGDGNECHHPAYVFNDNILGHGASYWARLVETRMPAG, from the coding sequence ATGCCCATCGTCAACCGCGTTGCCGCCCTCTCCGACGAAATGGCCGCCTGGCGCCATGACTTCCATGAGAACCCGGAGCTGCTCTACGAGGTCCATCGCACCGCCGGCATCGTCGCCGATCGCTTGCGCGAATTCGGCTGCGACGAGGTGGTGACGGGCATCGGCCGGACCGGCGTCGTCGGCGTGATCCGCGGCCGCAAGTCGGCCTCCGGCAAGACCATTGGCCTCCGTGCCGACATGGACGCGCTGCCGATCATGGAGACGTCGGGCGTCGCGTACGCCTCCAAGATTCCCGGCAAGATGCACGCCTGCGGCCATGACGGCCACACCGCCATGCTGCTGGGCGCCGCCAAATATCTCGCCGAGACGCGTAATTTCGACGGCACCGCGATCATGATCTTCCAGCCTGCGGAAGAAGGCGGCGGCGGCGGCAAGGCGATGGTCGAGGACGGCTTGATGACGCGCTGGAACATCCAGGAAGTCTACGGCATGCACAACATGCCGGGCCTGCCCGAGGGCCATTTCGCGACCACGCCCGGCGCGATGCTGGCCTCCTCCGACAACATCCAGATCACCGTCCACGGCAAGGGCGGCCACGCTGGCGCCGGTCCGCACAAATCCGTCGACAGCGTGTTGATCGGCTCGCAGATCGTCAACGCGCTGCAGTCGATCGTCGCGCGCAACGTCGATCCGCTGAAGTCCGCCGTCATCTCGATCACGCAATTCCACTCCGGCACGGCCTTCAACATCATCCCCGAGATCGCCGAGCTCAGCGGCACCGTCCGCACGCTCGATCCTGAAGTGCGCGATCTCGTCGAGCGCCGCATCGGCGAGGTCGCCGAGAGCGTCGCCCGCGCCTATGGCGGCTCGGCCGAGACCAAGTACACGCGGATGTATCCGGTGACGATGAACCATGCGCGCGAGGCCGGCCTTGCCGCCGACGTCGCCCGCGACATCGTCGGTGCCGAGCGCGTCAACGACAAGTTCATCCCGATGATGGGCGCCGAGGACTTCTCGTTCATGCTGGAAGCTCGTCCCGGCGCGATGATCCTGGTCGGCATGGGCGACGGCAACGAGTGCCATCACCCGGCCTATGTCTTCAACGACAACATTCTCGGCCACGGCGCCTCCTACTGGGCGCGCCTGGTGGAGACGCGAATGCCGGCGGGCTAG
- a CDS encoding MotA/TolQ/ExbB proton channel family protein, translating into MSSMTIGPIAGSAADPSERSALLFWMIFTGLSIFAVVLLWRFGLIRLMLTSDRTYISSVIALLYVVTCGHCFLRTRAIAREGAAARRCRAVLAAPGGSKALDGSAAALPRGLVRDHIESLVTKASAQDYRAVDQTLLLRTLADRLRGSNGFGAFVSDTLMKLGLLGTIIGFIIMLAPIAGLDAADKVAMRSSMGLMSDGMAVAMYTTLAGLVGSILVRIQYYMLDAATQRVFSDAVVLTETYVTPVLERKGAGTAS; encoded by the coding sequence ATGAGTTCGATGACGATTGGACCGATCGCGGGGTCTGCTGCCGACCCATCCGAGCGCAGCGCGCTGCTGTTCTGGATGATCTTCACCGGGCTGTCGATCTTCGCCGTCGTGCTGCTGTGGCGCTTCGGCCTGATCCGTCTGATGCTGACCTCGGACCGCACCTACATTTCCAGCGTGATCGCGCTGCTCTATGTCGTCACCTGCGGTCACTGCTTCCTGCGGACACGGGCGATCGCCCGTGAAGGCGCGGCGGCGCGGCGCTGCCGGGCGGTGCTCGCGGCGCCCGGGGGCAGCAAGGCGCTCGACGGCAGCGCGGCCGCGCTGCCACGCGGGCTGGTGCGGGACCACATCGAGAGCCTCGTGACGAAAGCGTCCGCGCAGGACTACCGGGCGGTCGACCAGACGCTGCTGCTGCGAACGCTGGCCGACCGGCTGCGCGGCTCCAACGGGTTCGGTGCCTTCGTCTCGGACACGCTGATGAAGCTCGGCCTGCTCGGCACCATCATCGGCTTCATCATCATGCTGGCGCCGATCGCGGGGCTGGATGCCGCCGACAAGGTCGCGATGCGCTCCTCGATGGGGCTGATGAGCGACGGCATGGCGGTCGCGATGTACACCACGCTGGCGGGCCTCGTCGGCTCGATCCTGGTCCGCATCCAGTATTACATGCTGGATGCCGCGACCCAGCGGGTGTTCTCGGATGCTGTGGTGCTGACCGAGACCTATGTAACGCCGGTGCTGGAACGCAAAGGCGCTGGAACCGCGTCATGA
- a CDS encoding MBL fold metallo-hydrolase, with protein MNIRDSLLAVLIAFSVVATGTTESAAAEAKDQITILYDAFGTNDAMTKDWGFSALVEVAGKRILFDTGNDPEIFAANVKARGVDLSNLDFVVLSHRHSDHMAGLSYVLSVNPTVKIYAPREGFGIYGSSLPSGFYRKDEALPPEMRYYGGKPPAVMKFGSAWANANFELIDQTTEIAPGITLISLISDAPGTRELKELSLAVNTAEGVVLLVGCSHPGIERIVEAATGINPRIHLIAGGFHLVVAPDDAIAKVVTALKDRFKVDAVAPGHCTGEPTFAALKKAFGDSYLYAGLGTSIPVGTNGNARRGEGPTLDDLKTYRKLAGREDPFGIIRSRGMRSGSAL; from the coding sequence ATGAACATCAGGGACAGTCTTCTTGCCGTACTGATCGCCTTCAGCGTTGTCGCGACCGGAACCACCGAAAGCGCAGCAGCCGAGGCGAAAGACCAGATCACCATTCTTTATGACGCCTTCGGCACAAATGATGCGATGACGAAGGACTGGGGTTTTTCCGCTCTTGTCGAAGTCGCGGGAAAACGCATCTTGTTCGACACGGGTAACGACCCCGAGATCTTCGCCGCAAACGTGAAGGCCAGGGGTGTCGACCTTTCGAACCTCGACTTTGTCGTTCTTTCGCACCGCCACTCCGATCATATGGCGGGTTTGTCCTACGTCCTGAGCGTCAATCCGACCGTCAAGATCTACGCGCCCAGGGAAGGATTTGGCATCTACGGCTCTTCGCTGCCTTCCGGATTCTACCGGAAAGACGAAGCCCTGCCGCCGGAGATGCGGTACTACGGAGGCAAGCCCCCAGCGGTGATGAAGTTCGGCTCGGCATGGGCCAACGCAAACTTCGAACTGATCGATCAAACGACCGAGATTGCTCCTGGCATCACGCTGATTTCGCTGATCTCCGACGCGCCCGGGACAAGAGAGCTCAAGGAGCTGTCTTTGGCCGTCAACACCGCAGAAGGCGTAGTCCTTCTGGTCGGTTGTTCGCACCCCGGGATCGAGCGCATTGTCGAAGCGGCGACCGGTATCAATCCCAGGATTCATCTCATCGCCGGCGGATTTCATCTGGTCGTCGCGCCTGACGATGCGATCGCGAAAGTCGTTACCGCTCTGAAGGACAGGTTCAAGGTCGACGCCGTAGCACCGGGACATTGCACCGGTGAGCCGACTTTTGCCGCGCTCAAGAAGGCGTTCGGCGACAGCTATCTCTATGCCGGCCTCGGCACGTCGATTCCGGTTGGAACGAATGGGAATGCCAGACGCGGGGAAGGTCCGACGCTTGACGACCTCAAGACATATCGGAAACTGGCCGGGCGCGAAGACCCGTTCGGCATAATACGGTCGCGCGGCATGCGGTCGGGATCCGCGCTCTAG
- a CDS encoding LVIVD repeat-containing protein encodes MPELSRRRHLQQLSAVFGFAALSGLSRSAWASEPDIPPEGVGKGIKHISYSDVGGRPDTVQVMFNRQHVYVGHMFSDGVTILDASDPRALKPVNFFTAGQYTRTHHLQVAEDLLLLANGANIVAMQSYDNMRGYFENTLVDSITKAKKFRSGLSIHDISKPSEMREVAFLEMPGFGINRLWWPGGRYAYVSAHFDGFTDHILCVVDLKTITKPEIVAKWWLPGMNRAAGEPATPKGKRFALHHMITAGDRGYAAWRDGGFTIHDIGDPANPKLLSHINWSPPFAGGTHTPLPLPKRQLAIVADEANADQCAKGLFHTFVLDVRAPQNPVPIATLPTPRDRDFCAKGTFGPHNLHENRPGSFQSEETIFATYNNAGVRVFDVRDQFAPKEIAYWVPPVPKKLIDPRPNVALAAKTCDAYVRPDGLMFVSDWNAGMHVLQYQG; translated from the coding sequence ATGCCTGAACTCTCTCGCCGCCGTCACCTTCAACAATTGTCGGCCGTGTTCGGATTCGCTGCGCTGTCCGGATTGTCACGGTCGGCATGGGCGTCAGAGCCGGACATTCCGCCGGAGGGCGTCGGCAAGGGCATCAAGCATATCTCGTACAGCGATGTCGGCGGCCGGCCCGACACCGTGCAGGTGATGTTCAACCGGCAGCACGTCTATGTCGGGCACATGTTCAGCGACGGCGTGACGATCCTCGACGCCTCCGATCCACGTGCGCTCAAGCCGGTCAATTTCTTCACCGCGGGACAATACACCCGCACCCACCATCTCCAGGTGGCGGAAGACCTGCTGCTGCTTGCGAACGGCGCCAATATCGTCGCGATGCAGTCCTACGACAACATGCGCGGCTATTTCGAGAACACGCTGGTCGACAGCATCACCAAGGCCAAGAAATTCCGCTCCGGCCTGTCGATCCACGACATCTCGAAACCAAGCGAGATGCGCGAGGTCGCGTTCCTCGAAATGCCGGGCTTCGGCATCAACCGGCTGTGGTGGCCCGGCGGCCGCTATGCCTATGTGTCGGCGCATTTCGACGGCTTCACCGACCACATCCTTTGCGTGGTCGATCTCAAGACCATCACCAAGCCGGAGATCGTCGCGAAATGGTGGCTGCCGGGCATGAACCGCGCGGCTGGCGAGCCGGCGACGCCCAAGGGCAAGCGCTTTGCACTGCATCACATGATCACGGCGGGCGATCGCGGCTATGCCGCCTGGCGCGACGGCGGCTTCACCATCCACGACATCGGCGATCCCGCCAATCCGAAGCTGCTCTCGCACATCAACTGGTCGCCGCCCTTCGCCGGCGGAACGCATACGCCGCTGCCGCTGCCCAAGCGTCAGCTCGCCATCGTCGCGGATGAAGCCAATGCGGATCAATGCGCCAAGGGCCTGTTTCACACATTCGTGCTTGACGTGCGCGCGCCGCAAAATCCGGTGCCGATCGCGACGCTGCCGACACCACGCGATCGCGACTTCTGTGCGAAGGGCACCTTCGGTCCGCATAATCTGCATGAGAACCGCCCCGGCTCCTTCCAGAGCGAGGAGACGATTTTCGCGACCTACAACAATGCCGGCGTCAGGGTGTTTGACGTCAGGGATCAGTTTGCGCCGAAGGAGATCGCGTATTGGGTGCCGCCGGTACCGAAGAAGCTGATCGATCCCCGGCCGAACGTCGCGCTCGCGGCCAAGACCTGCGATGCCTATGTGCGGCCCGACGGGCTGATGTTCGTCTCCGACTGGAACGCCGGCATGCACGTGCTGCAATATCAGGGGTAA
- a CDS encoding TetR family transcriptional regulator, with translation MNEAVILTPERILEVTEDVLRRYGLAKATVVDVARALDVSHGSVYRHFPSKASLREAVAKRWLDRIDAPLLAIAEEQGPAPARLDRWLRTLFAAKRSRVLDDPEMFDTYLTLAREACAAVKCHKDTMIDQIASILTDGVKQGVFEVGDVKATARAIFDATVRFHHPAHADEWKDADLPARVDATLALVLRGLKAA, from the coding sequence ATGAATGAAGCCGTGATCTTGACGCCGGAGCGGATACTCGAAGTCACCGAGGACGTTCTGCGGCGCTACGGACTCGCCAAAGCCACCGTGGTTGACGTTGCCCGTGCGCTCGATGTGAGCCACGGCAGCGTCTATCGCCATTTCCCGAGCAAGGCCTCGCTGCGCGAGGCCGTTGCCAAACGCTGGCTGGATCGCATCGACGCCCCGTTGCTGGCGATCGCCGAGGAGCAGGGGCCGGCGCCGGCGCGACTCGACCGCTGGCTGCGCACGCTGTTCGCCGCCAAGCGCTCGCGCGTGCTCGACGATCCCGAGATGTTCGACACCTATCTGACGCTGGCGCGCGAGGCTTGCGCCGCCGTCAAGTGCCACAAGGACACCATGATCGACCAGATCGCGTCGATCCTGACCGACGGCGTGAAGCAGGGCGTGTTCGAGGTGGGCGACGTCAAGGCCACCGCCCGCGCCATCTTCGATGCCACCGTCCGCTTTCACCATCCAGCCCATGCCGACGAGTGGAAGGACGCCGATCTGCCCGCCCGTGTCGATGCGACCCTGGCGCTGGTGCTGCGCGGGTTGAAGGCGGCCTAG
- the purB gene encoding adenylosuccinate lyase produces the protein MIPRYTRPEMASIWEPQTRFKIWFEIEAHAADALAELGTIPKEAAKTVWAKAKDATFDVARIDEIERETKHDVIAFLTHLAEIVGPEARFVHQGMTSSDVLDTCLNVQLTRAADLLLADLDKVLAALKKRAFEHKMTPTIGRSHGIHAEPVTFGLKLAYAYAEFSRAKERLIAARKEVATCAISGAVGTFAQIDPRVEEHVAKAMGLVPEPISTQVIPRDRHAMYFSTLGVIASSVERIAVEIRHMQRTEVLEAEEFFSEGQKGSSAMPHKRNPVLSENLTGLSRMVRAYVTPALENVVLWHERDISHSSAERMMGPDATVTLDFALVRLAGLIDKLLVYPANMQKNLDRLGGLVHSQRVLLALTQKGASREDAYKLVQRNAMPVWRGEGDFLQLLKKDTEVKKYLTDAEIEEQFDLGYHLKHVDTIFKRVFGES, from the coding sequence ATGATCCCCCGCTATACCCGCCCGGAAATGGCCTCGATCTGGGAGCCGCAGACCCGGTTCAAGATCTGGTTCGAGATCGAGGCGCACGCGGCGGACGCCCTCGCCGAGCTCGGAACGATCCCCAAGGAGGCCGCCAAGACGGTCTGGGCCAAGGCCAAGGACGCCACTTTCGACGTCGCCCGCATCGATGAGATCGAGCGCGAGACCAAGCACGACGTCATCGCCTTCCTGACCCACCTTGCCGAAATCGTCGGCCCCGAGGCGCGCTTCGTGCACCAGGGCATGACCTCCTCCGACGTGCTCGACACCTGCCTCAACGTCCAGCTCACCCGCGCCGCCGACCTCCTGCTCGCCGATCTCGACAAGGTGCTGGCGGCACTCAAGAAGCGCGCCTTCGAGCACAAGATGACGCCGACCATCGGCCGCAGCCACGGCATCCACGCCGAGCCTGTGACCTTCGGCCTCAAGCTCGCTTATGCCTATGCCGAATTCTCTCGCGCCAAGGAGCGCCTGATCGCGGCGCGCAAGGAAGTCGCGACCTGCGCCATCTCCGGCGCCGTCGGCACCTTCGCCCAGATCGACCCGCGCGTCGAAGAGCACGTCGCCAAGGCGATGGGCCTCGTCCCCGAGCCGATCTCCACCCAGGTCATCCCGCGCGACCGCCACGCGATGTATTTCTCGACGCTTGGCGTGATCGCCTCCTCGGTCGAGCGCATTGCCGTGGAGATCCGCCACATGCAGCGCACCGAGGTGCTGGAGGCCGAAGAGTTCTTCTCGGAAGGCCAGAAAGGCTCGTCGGCGATGCCGCACAAGCGCAACCCGGTGCTGTCGGAAAACCTCACCGGCCTTTCCCGCATGGTCCGCGCCTACGTGACGCCGGCGCTGGAGAACGTCGTGCTCTGGCACGAGCGCGACATCTCGCACTCCTCCGCCGAGCGCATGATGGGCCCGGATGCCACCGTGACGCTCGACTTCGCGCTGGTGCGCCTCGCCGGCCTGATCGACAAGCTACTGGTATACCCCGCCAACATGCAGAAGAACCTCGACCGCCTCGGCGGCCTCGTGCATTCGCAGCGCGTGCTGCTGGCGCTGACCCAGAAGGGCGCAAGCCGCGAGGACGCCTACAAGCTCGTGCAGCGCAACGCGATGCCGGTCTGGCGCGGCGAAGGCGACTTCCTTCAGCTCCTGAAGAAGGACACTGAAGTGAAGAAGTATCTCACCGACGCCGAGATCGAGGAGCAGTTCGACCTCGGCTATCACCTCAAGCATGTCGACACGATCTTCAAGCGCGTGTTCGGCGAGAGCTGA